One window of the Candidatus Margulisiibacteriota bacterium genome contains the following:
- a CDS encoding response regulator: protein MSKKILIVDDATFVRVRLGNSVKKIGYEPVFAENGKVAIEQYVKEKPDVVFMDISMPVMDGISSLKEIIKADPQARIIMLTNEAQQKTIIEALQCGAKMYLVKPFDDNVIAQSVNEVLSK, encoded by the coding sequence ATGTCCAAAAAAATATTAATTGTAGATGACGCCACATTTGTTCGTGTAAGACTGGGAAATTCCGTCAAAAAAATAGGCTACGAACCTGTGTTTGCCGAGAATGGTAAGGTAGCCATAGAACAATATGTTAAAGAAAAACCCGATGTTGTTTTTATGGACATCTCCATGCCGGTTATGGATGGGATCAGTTCGCTTAAAGAAATTATTAAGGCCGATCCGCAAGCCAGAATTATAATGCTAACCAATGAGGCTCAGCAGAAAACTATTATAGAAGCTCTACAGTGCGGTGCGAAAATGTATCTGGTCAAACCCTTTGACGATAACGTGATTGCCCAGAGCGTCAATGAAGTCTTAAGCAAATAA
- a CDS encoding endonuclease/exonuclease/phosphatase family protein: MQKKIISCPYFSLASFNINSAIKVDRKSKNAGHEGLDSAKYIPEYTQSLANNLKFYNFDILCLQEVVSGPYNQAKALAEYLDYPYFSQFAMSDNHNVKGALMGNLTLSRYPILEEKGVLGYKPAVISMPEGWTVQDKGLLSTKIILPTGIININNVHLLSTYHFEFSSKEWKKMWSSLNQKLQKNTQQSVCIGDFNHSPEIIEKNIPQFRKVFNYIKTAETHYSHRTLDHLYVSSDIAVTDVKIIDNEYSDHFILAGELKIN, encoded by the coding sequence ATGCAAAAAAAGATTATTTCCTGTCCATATTTTAGTCTGGCTTCATTCAACATAAACAGTGCCATAAAAGTTGATCGTAAAAGTAAAAATGCCGGACATGAGGGGCTTGATTCCGCTAAATACATTCCAGAGTACACACAGAGCCTTGCCAATAACTTAAAATTTTATAATTTTGATATTCTTTGTCTGCAGGAAGTTGTAAGTGGCCCCTATAATCAAGCAAAAGCATTGGCCGAGTATTTAGATTACCCTTACTTTAGCCAATTTGCGATGAGTGATAACCATAATGTTAAAGGGGCATTGATGGGGAATCTGACTTTATCTAGGTATCCAATTTTGGAAGAAAAAGGAGTGCTCGGTTACAAGCCGGCAGTTATTAGTATGCCGGAAGGTTGGACTGTTCAAGATAAAGGGTTGCTTTCTACAAAAATTATTTTACCCACCGGAATAATAAATATTAACAATGTGCACCTGCTCAGTACTTATCATTTTGAATTCTCTTCTAAAGAATGGAAAAAAATGTGGTCTTCCTTAAACCAGAAATTACAAAAAAATACTCAACAGTCTGTCTGCATAGGTGATTTTAATCATTCACCAGAAATTATTGAAAAAAATATACCTCAATTCAGAAAGGTTTTTAATTATATAAAAACCGCTGAAACACATTATTCTCATCGTACTTTGGACCATTTATATGTAAGTTCCGACATCGCTGTAACTGATGTAAAAATTATCGATAATGAATACTCCGATCATTTTATCTTGGCCGGTGAATTAAAAATTAACTGA
- a CDS encoding GIY-YIG nuclease family protein, with protein MHYVYIINSISNPSRFYIGYTENLEQRLLAHNEGQVPHTSKFSPWKIKTYIAFENKQQAIDFEKYLKTSSGRAFSIKRL; from the coding sequence ATGCATTACGTCTACATAATAAATTCGATATCTAATCCATCAAGATTCTATATTGGGTATACTGAAAATCTTGAACAACGACTATTGGCTCATAATGAGGGCCAAGTCCCACACACCTCTAAATTTTCACCATGGAAAATAAAAACTTATATTGCTTTCGAAAACAAACAACAAGCAATAGATTTTGAAAAATACTTGAAAACTTCTTCAGGGAGAGCATTTAGTATAAAACGACTCTAA
- a CDS encoding UvrD-helicase domain-containing protein, whose translation MQAKVVESLLTHLNKEQKQAVLYTDSPLLILAGAGSGKTRVLTHKIAYLHIHDKIPLQHILAVTFTNKAAQVMLARVEKLLGVTFNDYKDKWILTFHSLGYKILQRYADKLGYGKGFVIYDSNDQASLIKKIMTDKDIDTKNIKPTAVQYAISEAKNILLSPAEYEKTADNNFKEIVAGVYAEYQKQLLKNNAMDFDDLLLNVLTLFKENEDILQKYQKQFQFILIDEYQDINMPQYLIAHLLSNKHKHICVVGDIDQNIYSWRGANIQNILNFEKDYPDAKVIVLEQNYRSTGKILKIANSIIKHNKLRKEKNLWTENGEGHKATCFIAQNEYDEAEYIAKSIEKMIKDKINPNEIAILYRTNAMSRVLEELLLQYNIKYRVYGGFRFYERKEIKDILAYLRLVYNPKDDVSLTRIINIPTRKIGKLTVERLIEKSQQENISIMDVLAGYKEKNSETLNGFYQMIMQLRKDWEEKHLPLPELISRIIKQTGYQQMLEAEKTPEAMSRIENIQELVTATQEGEYTLEEFLSLSALMTQQDEPDKNEQAVTLMTLHSAKGLEYEVVFLCGFEENVLPHMQSLTTAHELEEERRLCYVGITRAKNQLFITIASHRSYYYEQSKAHDVSRFFYEIPKEEMEIKLSKKLGAFNHILSALKTDYVMIDTKPSLRNYANQKNYDVYDSKTVYDYQVGDQVASPIFGNGRVVKTIGHGPAISLQIQFGEDIKLIMPKYGKLEKVR comes from the coding sequence ATGCAAGCAAAAGTAGTTGAATCCTTATTAACCCATCTAAATAAAGAGCAAAAGCAGGCCGTACTCTACACGGATAGCCCTTTGCTTATTCTGGCCGGAGCGGGATCAGGCAAAACCAGAGTGCTTACTCATAAAATTGCCTATCTCCATATACACGACAAAATACCGCTACAGCATATACTGGCAGTTACTTTTACCAACAAAGCAGCTCAGGTGATGCTCGCCAGAGTGGAAAAACTTCTGGGTGTAACTTTTAATGATTACAAAGATAAATGGATACTTACATTTCATTCTCTGGGTTATAAAATTTTGCAACGTTATGCGGACAAACTAGGCTATGGCAAAGGTTTTGTTATCTATGATTCCAATGATCAGGCTTCTTTAATTAAAAAAATTATGACTGATAAAGATATAGATACCAAAAACATTAAACCAACTGCTGTGCAGTATGCCATAAGTGAAGCTAAAAATATCCTGTTATCTCCGGCTGAATATGAAAAAACAGCGGATAATAACTTTAAAGAAATTGTGGCCGGTGTTTATGCCGAATATCAGAAGCAGCTTCTAAAAAATAACGCTATGGACTTTGATGATTTGCTTTTGAATGTTCTGACCTTATTTAAAGAGAATGAAGATATTCTGCAAAAATATCAGAAACAATTCCAGTTTATACTGATCGATGAATATCAGGATATTAATATGCCGCAATATCTTATCGCCCATTTGCTCAGCAATAAACATAAACATATCTGTGTTGTGGGTGATATAGATCAGAATATCTATTCCTGGCGCGGGGCCAACATCCAGAATATTCTTAATTTTGAAAAAGATTACCCGGATGCCAAAGTGATTGTTCTGGAACAAAACTATCGTTCCACAGGGAAAATTTTAAAAATAGCCAACAGTATTATCAAGCACAATAAATTAAGAAAAGAGAAAAATCTCTGGACTGAGAACGGCGAAGGTCATAAAGCTACATGTTTTATCGCTCAAAACGAATATGATGAAGCGGAATATATCGCCAAGTCCATTGAGAAAATGATAAAAGACAAAATCAACCCCAATGAAATCGCTATCCTCTACAGAACGAATGCCATGAGCAGGGTACTGGAAGAATTGCTGCTTCAATATAATATCAAGTACCGAGTATACGGCGGGTTCAGATTTTACGAAAGGAAAGAAATTAAAGATATACTGGCCTATTTGCGGTTGGTTTATAATCCCAAAGATGATGTGTCTTTAACCAGAATTATTAATATTCCTACCAGAAAAATAGGCAAGCTGACCGTAGAACGTCTGATCGAAAAATCTCAGCAGGAAAATATATCCATTATGGATGTTTTGGCCGGTTATAAAGAAAAGAACTCCGAGACTTTGAACGGTTTTTATCAGATGATAATGCAACTCAGAAAAGATTGGGAAGAAAAACATTTACCATTACCTGAGCTTATTTCCCGGATAATCAAACAAACAGGTTATCAGCAGATGCTGGAAGCCGAGAAAACCCCGGAAGCCATGTCCAGAATTGAGAACATTCAGGAACTGGTAACAGCTACTCAGGAAGGTGAATATACACTGGAAGAGTTCCTGTCCTTAAGCGCCTTAATGACGCAGCAGGATGAGCCAGACAAGAATGAACAAGCAGTTACATTAATGACCCTTCATTCGGCAAAAGGATTGGAATATGAAGTGGTATTTTTATGCGGATTTGAAGAAAACGTACTGCCGCATATGCAGTCCCTGACAACAGCTCATGAACTGGAAGAGGAGCGTCGTCTATGTTATGTGGGTATTACCAGGGCCAAAAATCAATTATTCATTACCATAGCCAGCCACAGGTCATATTATTATGAGCAATCAAAAGCGCATGACGTGTCCAGGTTTTTTTATGAAATACCTAAAGAAGAAATGGAAATAAAACTTAGTAAAAAACTGGGAGCTTTTAACCATATTCTATCAGCGTTGAAAACTGATTATGTAATGATAGACACCAAACCTTCTTTAAGAAATTACGCCAATCAGAAAAATTACGATGTATATGATTCTAAAACTGTTTATGACTATCAGGTTGGAGATCAGGTAGCTTCGCCAATTTTTGGCAACGGACGAGTTGTGAAAACCATTGGACATGGACCGGCTATTTCTTTGCAAATTCAGTTTGGGGAAGATATAAAGCTGATAATGCCTAAATACGGGAAACTTGAAAAGGTGCGCTAG
- a CDS encoding 7-carboxy-7-deazaguanine synthase QueE has product MQIADIFSSIQGEGLYIGYRQIFLRLAGCNIDCDYCDENISEGKYYDKSEVLKEIEELNTCYHHSLSITGGEPLLQINDLLLLLPEIKLAKYLETNATLPAYLAEVKKYIDIYSLDYKPGYDKEFQESLEMVQDEDTFIKFVLLPKFNVNDLRKAIEITAFVKKDIPFIIQPVTPHKKVKAIPTHEEIISAYSVAKKKLNDVRVIPQAHKIMHIK; this is encoded by the coding sequence GTGCAGATAGCGGATATTTTTTCTTCAATACAGGGTGAGGGGCTTTATATAGGGTATCGCCAGATTTTCTTGCGTCTTGCAGGCTGCAACATTGACTGCGATTACTGTGACGAAAATATTTCCGAGGGAAAATACTATGATAAATCTGAAGTGTTAAAGGAAATAGAAGAATTAAATACATGCTACCATCATTCGTTGTCCATAACCGGAGGCGAGCCGTTACTACAGATTAATGACTTGCTTTTATTATTGCCGGAAATCAAATTGGCCAAATACCTGGAAACCAATGCTACTTTACCGGCTTATCTGGCTGAAGTTAAAAAATATATCGATATCTATTCTCTGGACTATAAACCAGGTTATGACAAGGAATTTCAGGAATCGCTGGAAATGGTTCAGGATGAAGATACATTTATCAAGTTTGTGTTACTGCCCAAATTTAACGTAAATGATCTTAGGAAAGCAATAGAAATAACAGCTTTTGTTAAGAAAGATATACCTTTTATTATTCAACCTGTGACTCCTCATAAAAAAGTTAAAGCTATCCCTACACATGAAGAAATTATTTCAGCCTATTCCGTAGCGAAAAAGAAATTGAATGATGTGCGGGTAATTCCTCAAGCTCACAAAATAATGCATATAAAGTAA
- a CDS encoding polysaccharide deacetylase family protein has protein sequence MGYKLRLIVLIFILGMFIYAYQPSGLINDFQTSKKTVALTFDDGPLPRNTEAILAILASENVKATFFLIGMNIIKYPDLVEKIYLSGHDVGNHTYNHNRLDNFFVDEVDFEIKETNKLIADILGLTPRFFRPPGGRFNSIVLNVCRKENLLPIGWSVNCSDFLYDSKKKLSEAQIESRVTEVMQALQNGLKPGAIILMHNGNDVSVRALPRVIKYLKDNGYQLRKLSEFL, from the coding sequence ATGGGTTATAAACTGCGATTAATAGTATTAATATTCATTCTGGGCATGTTTATTTATGCTTATCAGCCGTCAGGACTGATTAATGATTTCCAGACTTCCAAAAAGACCGTAGCTCTGACCTTCGATGATGGTCCTTTACCCCGGAATACCGAAGCAATACTGGCAATTCTGGCCAGTGAAAACGTTAAAGCCACATTTTTTCTGATTGGTATGAATATTATCAAATACCCCGACCTGGTTGAGAAAATTTATTTGTCCGGTCATGATGTGGGCAATCATACTTATAACCACAACCGGCTTGATAATTTTTTTGTGGATGAAGTAGATTTTGAGATCAAGGAGACCAACAAGCTCATCGCGGATATTTTGGGATTAACTCCCAGATTTTTCAGGCCTCCCGGCGGCAGGTTCAATAGTATTGTATTGAATGTCTGCAGGAAAGAAAATTTGTTGCCCATAGGCTGGTCAGTAAACTGCAGCGACTTCTTATATGACAGCAAAAAGAAGCTGAGCGAAGCCCAGATTGAAAGCAGAGTAACAGAAGTTATGCAAGCTTTGCAGAACGGATTAAAACCCGGGGCAATAATTCTCATGCACAATGGGAATGATGTTTCAGTAAGAGCTTTGCCCAGAGTCATAAAATATTTGAAAGATAACGGGTATCAGCTAAGAAAACTTTCGGAGTTTCTTTAG
- the glyS gene encoding glycine--tRNA ligase subunit beta produces MNYILEIGTEEIPARFVAELIQDLKNNIETALRESLLHFKVIKSFATYRRLAVMVCDLAAQQDDLTQEFKGPPAKIAMNTDGSYTPAGLGFLKKQNVTEGTVKESYLYAKVFQKGKKTEEILGALILRSIKNIHLPLTMKWGVEDEPFIRPVHWILSLLDNTIIPLTFAGQSAADITYGHRFLSDNDSLFGKKVVLNKAGDYEANLNKYQVIAALDQRKKEIISQIQTFDKDMAIPEDLLDEVTSLVEFPTVLKGNFPEDFLQIPERILITTMQKHQKYFAIHKKGRLTNNFLIVADNVTSTNKPTIINGNERVLKARLHDARFYYQEDIKHDFAFFLEKLKNVTFQQKLGSMKDKTDRNLLCAKEIYPLIKLSATDQKITDSIIKLAKADLATTMVFEFTELQGYIGQQYALQWGYDKIVADGILEHYYPVFAGDKLPTTIYASIASLSDKIDTVSSHFALNHIPSGSNDPYGLRRQANGILQILFENEQLALDLNILLQKSLQSIPNVSDRPKVLVELTDFFLLRMESLLKDKGLSIDVVKAINTLNIKQLKKRFTFLPLLQASEPYKLVAEAAVRINNICKNFPESREIKPALFEHDIEKQLLKSYENIQKELAKPWDKTLTEKLSDFARLIDKYFDKVMVMVDNTDLKNNRLSLLKNIDNFFKEIADFKALVITAK; encoded by the coding sequence ATGAACTATATATTGGAAATCGGTACAGAAGAAATTCCGGCCAGATTTGTAGCGGAACTTATTCAAGACCTGAAAAATAATATCGAAACAGCTTTAAGAGAATCTTTGTTGCATTTTAAGGTTATCAAATCTTTTGCTACATATCGCCGGCTTGCAGTAATGGTTTGCGATCTGGCAGCACAGCAGGATGACTTAACCCAGGAATTCAAGGGGCCACCGGCTAAAATTGCTATGAACACAGATGGGAGTTATACTCCGGCAGGTTTGGGCTTTTTAAAAAAGCAAAATGTTACCGAAGGAACTGTAAAAGAAAGCTATTTATACGCGAAAGTATTCCAGAAGGGTAAAAAAACCGAAGAAATCCTGGGAGCATTAATCCTTAGATCAATAAAAAATATTCATCTGCCGTTAACTATGAAATGGGGGGTTGAAGACGAACCCTTCATCAGGCCTGTACACTGGATTTTATCTTTACTGGACAATACCATTATTCCTCTGACCTTCGCAGGTCAGTCAGCGGCTGATATTACATACGGCCACCGCTTCTTATCGGATAATGATAGCCTGTTTGGGAAAAAAGTGGTTTTAAATAAAGCCGGAGACTACGAAGCAAACCTAAATAAGTATCAGGTAATTGCCGCTCTGGACCAAAGAAAAAAAGAAATTATTTCGCAAATACAGACTTTTGATAAAGACATGGCGATTCCTGAAGATTTACTTGATGAAGTTACATCGTTGGTGGAATTCCCTACAGTTTTAAAAGGAAACTTCCCAGAGGACTTTCTGCAAATACCGGAAAGAATCCTTATAACCACGATGCAAAAACATCAGAAATATTTTGCCATTCACAAAAAAGGCAGGCTCACCAATAATTTCCTGATTGTTGCCGATAATGTTACCTCAACCAATAAACCCACTATTATTAACGGCAATGAACGCGTACTTAAGGCCCGTCTGCATGACGCGCGTTTCTATTATCAGGAAGACATCAAACATGATTTTGCTTTCTTTCTGGAAAAGCTGAAAAATGTTACCTTCCAGCAAAAACTGGGGTCCATGAAAGATAAAACCGATCGCAACCTGCTTTGTGCCAAAGAAATCTATCCGCTTATCAAACTTTCAGCCACAGATCAAAAAATAACTGACTCAATTATTAAATTGGCTAAGGCTGACCTGGCCACTACCATGGTTTTTGAATTCACGGAACTTCAAGGTTATATAGGCCAGCAATATGCTCTGCAATGGGGTTATGACAAAATCGTTGCTGACGGCATTCTGGAACATTATTATCCGGTATTTGCTGGTGATAAACTACCGACAACAATTTACGCTTCTATAGCTTCCCTAAGCGATAAAATCGACACGGTCAGCAGTCATTTTGCATTGAACCACATTCCATCAGGTTCCAATGATCCTTATGGTTTACGACGTCAGGCAAACGGTATTCTGCAAATACTTTTTGAAAACGAACAGCTTGCTTTGGACTTAAATATTCTGTTGCAAAAATCCTTGCAAAGTATTCCGAATGTTTCCGACAGACCAAAAGTTCTTGTCGAACTAACCGATTTCTTTTTACTGCGCATGGAAAGTTTGCTTAAAGACAAGGGGCTGTCCATAGATGTAGTCAAAGCAATCAATACTCTGAACATAAAACAGCTAAAAAAACGTTTTACCTTCCTGCCTTTGCTCCAGGCATCAGAACCCTATAAGCTTGTTGCCGAGGCAGCAGTACGTATTAATAATATTTGTAAAAATTTCCCGGAAAGCCGGGAAATAAAACCAGCTTTATTTGAGCACGACATTGAAAAGCAATTGCTCAAATCTTATGAAAACATTCAAAAAGAATTGGCTAAACCCTGGGATAAAACACTTACTGAAAAATTGTCGGATTTTGCTCGGTTGATTGACAAATATTTCGACAAAGTAATGGTCATGGTAGATAACACGGACTTAAAAAACAACCGCTTAAGCCTGCTCAAAAATATCGATAACTTTTTCAAGGAAATTGCCGACTTCAAAGCGCTGGTAATAACCGCGAAATAG